A single window of Neospora caninum Liverpool complete genome, chromosome XII DNA harbors:
- a CDS encoding putative dipeptidyl peptidase IV domain-containing protein gives MDDRQTDSFWAFTGEGGCSSAIDSFAFGVNGADIDRLESLSEGVSAPGLSQNCDKFPSDSALCVWISWLDCAERGYKRLYGAPVRIPCANLISRFAKHVSSTTVTKDAGILATADAASLPSPSHSMRLPLDLQWKAKSPIFPLPIEYTQADAPPAYPCSRPVSALALSTTPPRFEPASPDVFYFNNGGCLLVHPDDLHPHSMELYRQAEIAWSSAQRMNAEGGAGGCSSPTGSGNEADSHTNSAESSVPGRQSQQSRSREDQFTSEARSGPVPGECKGNAKHSAASGRADVCGTGGGVTAPTAGGSQREKRPPKQSLEEELLNERQRRRCLGISRYVWSKQGKMIMLSNSSGVWIYDGCSAIESLLAKEAPRTLPLPYPCSASSSLDVGTKPGAVSATGHTGKKSAPASSNVATFFATNRLSPAAYMVPATDSGSGRSGGVSGPSPAKTETSLVETTFRELDGRLDAEAMVSALDEHFSNRNPPSFARNQSSSTDPASRPRVAIHPSGRSHAFGTARLLVPRKKEGGRSILDCTFSPDATRVAFVHESDIHVVALPQTSENKRLPEGDTVQTGPATSDEVSGAKGSRGQALNDGLCMLTTSGRSGKVVNGLAEYVAQEEMYRTRGYWWSPCGDFIAFCRFTEDHIKPLCLQRVRLPQYQACEASDRGTVPAGVAAEARKEQTEASPGQSAGRKQVPSSENEQGSAETQLSHAETAEDAEMAGEGVQGENALKKGTERVGDRRRGGAAGVGSALGEEANGGVRQSEEEEWSEDELSSRGCEAPGAVGEERNGHSRPGEKAKAQDKTSIRDGKQKHSEEPEDLLVQEEHHFPFAGMENVRIRVGILQVPSASELRRAAACAVSGEAQESSSQTSLASCDERVANGDSSTLSVCRLSSASLPGYSLDHPLEACERCTACCACVSATGNPASSQLCSSPSLPAARAEDHASAGSLQRRSNASSSPCPSLACSHRRGTRERFIDLPVHDWNKDFYVARAQWISIAEWSDLVALKLLTREEVEIMQAGIRRRERERNEAANAAGYDEARGRGPSGEDAAGLDCSQVSPPPVLLLQLQDRLQQELRICAALPWLPSDFLETPRAKPEDEKLRCVVCFTERSHYWINLHDDLHQLGKSLWYLWTAERKTMNELYLQSEASPASASVCLARLPKDSELRALQLWCRKCGHESEGQAEKRSGDGAMEPEDHGKAGRKRGKFWGQRGTWKIEIRDLLQPWAFVTNPTVEGTHSFVVSEKAPLVVHQHHARLSPRQIWIRYIPDWDAVLRHAHVSPASPGAQLHYSLAAAVSRGRAVFGEQLELFPDKTEKSGRAQAEQSCAETGTGEKTKETCAKEGHEREQRLSPQEADLQLLKGCEHLSYAYGDTAAAGQVLYEFQQVQRVYLRVVRSLVPPVPFELENEGEKLFGCYYRPNVEVHGPGPYRAVVSLYGGPTLQFVPDAFDLLTDMRAQALAKLGLIVVKVDNRGSYGRSIAFEKAAIHRRLGVAELSDQRAAVMHLYRVGLVALHADEAARVSHVSPSGLASEPCAVPGCALDTAAEPKETQQARAHALRQKRGREAAAPQGNAGARGKAGEAEERDASQCTVAASERGGVERASPRGRKRAKTEGILGLDCNAERTPAEVPFDEVAETGQENERDGRSEKAAEGLEREARKRSADIGAIGGDSLVKYGVGIYGISYGGYLAAMAHFTHPDFFTCCWSAAPVTAWELYSTHYTERYLSLPRLNSEGYKQSSVLNHVKFLEPQTNRLKLLHGYLDENVHMQHSLILLDKMIRHQVRSQVHACLHLKNVRPYK, from the exons ATGGATGATCGGCAAACAGATTCGTTCTGGGCGTTTACCGGCGAAGGCGGTTGCTCCTCTGCTATTGACAGTTTTGCATTCGGGGTTAATGGCGCAGATATTGATCGGCTCGAGTCTCTCAGCGAGGGAGTGTCGGCCCCTGGATTGTCGCAAAACTGCGACAAATTCCCCTCCGACTCAGCGCTGTGTGTCTGGATCTCCTGGCTTGATTGCGCAGAGCGAGGCTACAAGCGTCTTTACGGAGCGCCTGTCCGAATTCCTTGTGCCAATCTGATATCAAGATTCGCAAAGCACGTCTCGTCAACTACAGTGACGAAAGATGCAGGGATCCTCGCCACCGCCGATGCTGCGTCGCTGCCGTCACCCTCTCATTCGATGCGGTTGCCCCTGGATCTCCAGTGGAAGGCAAAGTCCCCcattttccctctccccATAGAATACACTCAAGCTGATGCCCCGCCAGCTTATCCCTGTTCGCGCCCCGTTTCCGCTCTTGCCTTGTCAACGACTCCTCCTAGGTTTGAACCCGCTTCTCCGGATGTGTTCTATTTCAACAACGGTGgttgtctcctcgttcaTCCAGACGACCTCCATCCCCATTCCATGGAGCTGTACAGGCAAGCGGAAATTGCTTGGTCTTCCGCTCAACGAATGAATGCTGAAGGCGGAGCGGGAGGGTGCTCGTCTCCAACAGGTTCAGGCAACGAGGCTGATTCGCACACGAACTCGGCGGAGTCCTCAGTCCCAGGTCGGCAGTCCCAGCAAAGTCGGTCTCGCGAGGATCAGTTCACCTCTGAAGCGAGAAGTGGTCCGGTCCCCGGGGAGTgcaagggaaacgcgaagcacAGTGCAGCTTCAGGCCGGGCTGATGTGTGTGGAACAGGCGGTGGAGTCACGGCTCCCACCGCAGGTGGCTCtcagcgagaaaagcgaccGCCAAAGCAGAGTCTCGAGGAGGAACTTTTGAACGAGCGGCAAAGGCGCCGATGCCTCGGCATCAGCCGCTATGTTTGGAGTAAACAGGGGAAGATGATTATGCTTTCAAATTCCTCCGGAGTTTGGATCTATGATGGCTGCTCAGCTATTGAATCTCTTCTCGCCAAAGAGGCCCCGCGAACACTGCCGCTGCCGTATCCCtgctccgcttcttcgtcacTGGACGTCGGTACTAAACCCGGCGCCGTGAGTGCCACAGGACACACGGGAAAGAAATCAGCCCCTGCATCGAGCAACGTGGCCACGTTCTTTGCGACGAACCGGTTATCACCGGCCGCCTACATGGTGCCGGCGACCGATTCCGGCTCCGGGCGCTCCGGTGGTGTTTCGGGTCCGTCTCctgcgaaaacggaaactTCTTTAGTGGAAACAACTTTTAGAGAACTGGATGGCCGTTTGGATGCGGAAGCAATGGTATCTGCGCTGGATGAGCATTTCTCTAACCGGAACCCGCCATCTTTCGCGAGAAATCAAAGCTCCTCAACGGATCCTgcttcgcggcctcgcgtCGCGATCCATCCTTCTGGTCGCAGCCACGCATTTGGGACTGCGCGGCTTCTCGTGCctcggaagaaggaaggaggaagatCCATCTTGGACTGTACTTTCTCGCCTGACGCCACTCGTGTGGCATTCGTCCACGAGTCAGATATCCATGTCGTCGCACTGCCTCAGACCTCGGAAAATAAGAGGCTTccggagggagacacagttCAAACTGGTCCAGCGACGTCAGACGAAGTGTCCGGGGCAAAAGGCAGCAGAGGGCAAGCACTGAACGACGGTCTCTGCATGCTCACAACGAGCGGAAGGAGTGGCAAGGTCGTGAACGGTCTGGCGGAGTACGTGGCCCAGGAGGAAATGTACCGCACTCGAGGCTACTGGTG GTCGCCCTGTGGAGACTTTATTGCTTTCTGCCGGTTCACGGAAGACCACATCAAGCCGCTCTGTCTGCAGCGCGTCAGGCTCCCGCAATACCAGGCGTGCGAAGCTTCTGACAGGGGGACTGTCCCTGCAGGGGTTGCCGCCGAGGCCAGGAAGGAACAGACTGAGGCGTCTCCGGGGCAGTCGGCAGGCAGAAAACAAGTCCCCTCTTCAGAAAACGAACAGGGctctgcagagacgcagTTGTCGCATGCAGAAACGGCCGAGGACGCTGAGATGGCCGGGGAAGGTGTTCAGGGGGAAAACGCACTGAAAAAAGGGACGGAGCGCGTTGGAGACCGCcgacgcggcggcgcagcgggCGTCGGTTCGGCACTGGGTGAGGAAGCGAATGGGGGAGTGAGGCAatccgaggaagaagagtggAGTGAAGATGAGCTCTCCAGTAGAGGCTGTGAGGCTCCGGGCGCTgtcggagaggaaaggaatgGCCATAGTCGTcccggcgagaaggcgaaggcgcaagaCAAAACGTCGATTCGAGACGGAAAGCAAAAACACTCAGAAGAACCTGAGGACCTGTTGGTTCAGGAGGAGCACCATTTCCCCTTTGCTGGCATGGAAAATGTCCGCATTCGCGTCGGCATTCTCCAG GTGCCTTCGGCCAGTGAACTGAGACGAGCGGCAGCTTGCGCTGTGTCGGGCGAAGCGCAAGAGTCGTCTTCTCAGACGAGCCTCGCGTCCTGCGACGAGCGCGTTGCCAATGGAGACTCGTCTACGCTGTCGGTttgccgcctctcctccgcttcccTGCCGGGGTATTCTCTTGACCACCCTCTGGAAGCTTGTGAAAGGTGCACTGCctgctgtgcatgcgtgtccGCCACGGGAAATCCGGCTAGCTCTCAGCTGtgttcttccccttctctgcctgcggcgcgcgctGAAGACCACGCTTCTGCGGGTTCCCTCCAGAGGCGTTCCaacgcttcctcttctccgtgtccttctctcgcttgttctCATCGTCGGGGAACTCGAGAACGGTTCATTGATCTGCCCGTCCACGACTGGAACAAAGACTTTTACGTTGCTCGCGCGCAGTGGATCTCGATCGCGGAGTGGAGCGACCTCGTGGCTCTCAAGCTCCTTACACGTGAAGAAGTCGAAATCATGCAGGCGGGCATTCGCCGCCGCGAACGCGAACGGAACGAAGCTGCAAACGCCGCAGGCTACGACGAG GCACGCGGCCGTGGTCCCTCTGGAGAGGACGCAGCGGGTCTGGATTGCAGCCAAGTATCGCCGCCGCCAGTGCTTCTTCTTCAACTCCAGGACCGGCTTCAACAAGAACTGCGAATCTGCGCGGCTTTGCCTTGGCTGCCCTCGGACTTTTTGGAGACGCCACGCGCGAAAccggaggacgagaagctCCGCTGCGTCGTCTGCTTCACGGAGAGGTCGCACTACTGGATCAATCTCCACGACGATTTGCATCAGCTGGGCAAATCCCTTTGGTACTTGTGGActgcggaaaggaagacgatGAACGAGCTCTACTTGCAA AGCGAAGCCTCGCCAGCTTCGGCTtctgtctgtctcgctcgGCTGCCCAAAGACAGTGAACTGAGAGCTCTTCAACTTTGGTGCCGGAAATGTGGacacgagagcgagggcCAGGCGGAAAAGCGGTCTGGGGACGGCGCGATGGAGCCGGAGGACCACGGAAAAGCCGGGCGGAAGCGCGGCAAATTCTGGGGCCAACGCGGGACATGGAAAATTGAG ATTCGAGATCTGCTTCAACCGTGGGCGTTCGTGACAAATCCAACCGTCGAGGGCACGCACTCGTTCGTCGTCTCGGAAAAGGCGCCTCTCGTCGTGCACCAGCAccacgcgcgtctctctcccagaCAGATTTG GATTCGCTACATCCCCGATTGGGACGCGGTGCTTCGCCACGCGCACGTCTCTCCGGCCTCGCCCGGTGCCCAGCTGCACTATTCCCTCGCGGCTGCAGTGTCACGGGGGCGTGCTGTCTTCGGCGAACAGCTGGAGCTTTTTCCGgacaaaacagagaagagcggacgCGCACAGGCTGAGCAGTCGTgcgcagagacgggaacgggagagaagacgaaggaaaccTGCGCTAAGGAAGGGCACGAACGCGAACAAAGGCTTTCACCCCAAGAAGCCGACCTGCAACTCCTGAAGGGATGTGAGCACCTGAGCTACGCGTATGGAGACACCGCTGCAGCTGGACAG GTTCTCTACGAATTCCAGCAGGTCCAGCGCGTGTATCTTCGCGTCGTCCGTTCTCTGGTGCCTCCCGTTCCTTTCGAGTTggagaacgaaggagaaaaatTGTTTGGGTGCTACTATCGCCCAAATGTGGAGGTTCATGGACCAG GCCCGTACCGCGCTGTTGTGTCTCTCTATGGAGGACCCACGCTGCAGTTTGTCCCCGACGCGTTCGACCTGCTTACGGACATGCGAGCCCAAGCTCTGGCGAAACTCG GATTGATCGTTGTAAAAGTGGACAATCGTGGGTCGTATGGAAGGTCCATCGCCTTTGAGAAGGCGGCGATTCATCGGCGCTTGGGCGTTGCCGAGCTTTCCGACCAGAGAGCTGCAGTCATGCATCTCTACCGCGTAGGTCTTGTCGCTCTTCACGCAGACGAGGCTGCTCGCGTATCTcacgtgtctccgtctggcCTCGCTTCTGAGCCTTGCGCGGTCCCCGGGTGTGCGTTGGACACGGCCGCAGAGCCcaaagagacgcagcaggctcgcgcgcatgcactcaggcagaagagaggccgagaagctgcggcGCCTCAAGGCAATGCCGGAGCGAGggggaaggcaggcgaggcagaagagagggatGCGTCTCAGTGTACAGTCGcggcaagcgagagagggggagTTGAGAGAGCTTCGCCTCGgggacggaagagagcgaaaacagAAGGCATCTTGGGCCTGGACTGCAACGCGGAGAGGACACCGGCGGAAGTCCCATTTGACGAGGTAGCCGAGACAGGACAAGAGAACGAGCGAGACGGGCGGTCAGAGAAAGCAGCAGAGGGCCTtgaaagagaggcaaggaaaCGATCGGCAGACATAGGAGCCATTGGAGGAGACAGTCTTGTCAAGTACGGCGTCGGCATCTACGGAATTTCTTACGGAGGATATCTGGCCGCCATGGCCCACTTCACGCACCCCGATTTCTTCACCTGTTGCTGGAGCGCCGCCCCCGTGACTGCCTGGGAG CTGTACAGCACACACTACACGGAGAGATATCTGTCGCTTCCGCGTCTGAACTCCGAAGGCTACAAACAAAGCAGCGTCTTGAACCATGTCAAGTTCTTGGAACCGCAAACCAATCGACTTAAACTTCTTCATGGATATCTCGACGAAAATGTGCACATGCAACATAGTCTCATCCTCCTCGATAAGATGATACGGCATCAGGTGAGATCacaagtgcatgcatgcttgcATCTAAAGAATGTGCGGCCGTACAAATAG